The Candidatus Palauibacter polyketidifaciens genome contains the following window.
GCGGCGATCGCCGAGCGCTGCACGCCCTGTACGAGGAGTACTCGGGGCAGTTGTTCGCCGTTGCGTACCGCTTGACGGAGTCGTCCGCCGATGCTCGGGACGTGATGCACGGTGTCCTTGCCGACCTTCCCGAGATGTTCCGGCGCTTCGATGGCAAGCGGCCGCTGGGCCCCTAGCTTCGTTCCGTGACGGTTCACACCGCCCTCAGACACGTCCGGTCGGAGCGGAGGCGACAGGAGATCGCGATGGCCGCCGCGCCCGACGAGGAGGAGGTGATCGCCTCGCCGGAGTCCCGGATCCTGGATTCGATCGCGCTGGAACGCGCGCTGACTTCGCTCGAGGAGGGGCTGCGGAGGGTCGTCGTTCTCAAGGAGCTGGAGGGGTATTCACACCGGGAGATCGCCGAGCTTCTCCAGATCGAGCGCGCGACCTCGGAGGGGCGGTTGTACATGGCGCGGAAGCAGCTTCGCGCCAGGCTGTCGGAGTGATAGGGGAGCTGAGAGATGGAATCCTGCAAACATATCGATGAATGGACGCTGAACCGCTACGCAGACGGGGAGTTGTCCGGACCGTCCGCCGCTGCCGTGCGGCAACACCTTCGTTCGTGCGCGATCTG
Protein-coding sequences here:
- a CDS encoding sigma factor-like helix-turn-helix DNA-binding protein is translated as MAAAPDEEEVIASPESRILDSIALERALTSLEEGLRRVVVLKELEGYSHREIAELLQIERATSEGRLYMARKQLRARLSE